A region of Thiofilum sp. DNA encodes the following proteins:
- a CDS encoding type II toxin-antitoxin system Phd/YefM family antitoxin → MIMHITNISEAKSSLSALIALVEQGQEIIIGKAGKPVARLIPYQADQADRVLGGSWEGKVKIADDFDTLPAEIMSAFQGYGTL, encoded by the coding sequence ATTACTAATATCTCAGAGGCTAAAAGCAGCCTATCGGCTTTGATTGCTTTGGTTGAGCAAGGTCAAGAAATCATTATTGGCAAAGCAGGCAAACCCGTTGCGCGTTTAATTCCCTATCAAGCGGATCAAGCCGACCGTGTATTGGGTGGGAGTTGGGAAGGCAAGGTCAAAATAGCAGACGACTTTGACACTCTACCTGCTGAAATTATGAGCGCTTTTCAGGGTTATGGGACACTATGA
- a CDS encoding type II toxin-antitoxin system VapC family toxin: MNLLLDTHALIWALENNPTLSTPARAAIINGKNNVYVSAASVWEMSIKQALGKLEVPDNLFEEIKAHRFIHLPIALAHGDVAGKLPAIHQDSFDRMLIAQALIENLVLVTRDQYIPQYAVKVLQA, encoded by the coding sequence ATGAATCTACTGTTAGATACGCATGCTCTCATTTGGGCACTGGAAAATAACCCTACTTTAAGCACACCAGCACGAGCCGCCATCATTAACGGCAAAAACAATGTTTATGTAAGCGCTGCCTCGGTCTGGGAAATGTCCATTAAACAGGCACTAGGTAAACTCGAAGTACCAGATAACCTATTTGAAGAAATTAAGGCTCACCGTTTTATACACTTACCTATTGCGCTAGCACATGGCGATGTCGCCGGAAAACTTCCCGCGATTCACCAAGACTCTTTTGATCGTATGCTTATTGCTCAGGCTCTAATAGAAAATCTAGTGTTAGTCACTAGAGATCAGTATATCCCTCAATATGCGGTCAAAGTACTTCAGGCTTAA
- a CDS encoding tetratricopeptide repeat protein yields MLKRTLLSLLLAGVLSPLPAVYAEVSLFSKTEIGDCIPQIDGQVDSLTINCHNSTIPEAALKSLESSLKEMVVKRMEQMRTPEEVEKLMADLREEIASWEKRYHELEASIQAGLVTEPDNERLKEADAALKQGDFEKAAKILEELADKQEKEVDKAADYQYRAGQALQLAFKPQKALEHLKKAYQYRPENETYAFDYSLLLQKQNQRNEAEQVYIALLKQWKAESTLNNAKIAGLLNNLAALIDDDTHRRNDAESLYNEALTLRRQLAKDNPNIYLPHVAMTLNNLATLVDDDTQRRNDAESLYNEALTIYRQLAKQNPNVYLPDVAMTLNNLANLVSDDAQRRKDAETLYNEALTLHRQLAKDNPNVYLPDIAITLNNLANLVSDDAQRRKDAETLYNEALTLHRQLAKNNPNVYLPHVAGILNNLAALFSDDTQRRKDAETLYNEALALYRQLVKDNPNVYLPYVAMTLSNLAALMSQDTQGRKKAETFYNEVLTLRRQLAEDNPNVYLPDLASTLGNYGVAHLNWNDKEKAFVLLKEATEILSPLAQQYPNIYGDKQARNLFSATEASQDKTYICQAMQEAVQVVQTREDIKQKAEKAIAFCKQEGILK; encoded by the coding sequence ATGTTAAAGCGTACTTTATTGAGTTTGTTATTAGCGGGAGTACTGTCCCCTTTGCCTGCTGTTTATGCTGAGGTGAGTTTATTTTCTAAAACTGAAATCGGTGATTGCATTCCACAAATTGATGGGCAAGTAGATTCGCTGACGATTAATTGTCACAACAGTACTATTCCTGAAGCCGCTTTAAAATCACTGGAGTCTTCTTTAAAGGAGATGGTAGTGAAACGCATGGAGCAAATGCGTACCCCTGAAGAAGTTGAAAAACTTATGGCGGATTTACGTGAAGAAATTGCGAGTTGGGAAAAGCGCTATCATGAGTTGGAAGCAAGTATTCAAGCGGGTTTAGTTACTGAACCTGATAATGAGCGTTTAAAAGAAGCTGATGCGGCATTGAAACAAGGTGACTTTGAGAAGGCGGCAAAGATTTTAGAAGAGTTGGCTGATAAGCAAGAAAAAGAAGTGGACAAAGCAGCCGATTATCAATACCGAGCGGGGCAGGCTTTGCAATTGGCTTTTAAGCCACAAAAAGCGTTGGAGCATTTGAAAAAGGCTTATCAATATCGTCCTGAGAATGAAACATATGCTTTTGATTATTCGCTACTTTTACAGAAACAAAATCAGCGTAATGAAGCCGAACAGGTTTATATTGCATTATTAAAACAATGGAAAGCAGAAAGTACTCTCAATAATGCAAAAATCGCCGGGTTGTTAAACAATCTGGCTGCTTTAATCGACGATGACACCCATCGGCGCAACGACGCTGAATCCCTTTATAACGAAGCCCTTACCCTCAGACGACAACTCGCTAAGGATAATCCCAACATCTATTTACCCCATGTCGCCATGACCTTAAACAATCTGGCTACTTTGGTCGACGATGACACCCAACGACGCAACGACGCTGAATCCCTTTATAACGAAGCCCTTACTATCTATCGTCAACTCGCTAAGCAGAATCCCAACGTCTATTTACCCGATGTCGCCATGACCCTAAACAATCTGGCTAATTTGGTCAGCGATGACGCCCAACGACGCAAGGACGCCGAAACCCTTTATAACGAAGCCTTAACCCTGCATCGCCAACTTGCCAAAGATAATCCTAATGTCTATTTACCTGATATCGCCATCACTTTAAACAATTTGGCTAATTTGGTCAGCGATGACGCCCAACGACGCAAGGATGCCGAAACTCTCTATAACGAAGCCTTAACCCTGCATCGCCAACTCGCCAAAAATAATCCCAACGTCTATTTACCCCATGTCGCAGGAATCTTAAACAATCTGGCTGCTTTGTTCAGCGATGATACCCAACGACGTAAGGACGCCGAAACCCTCTATAACGAAGCCTTAGCCCTGTATCGCCAACTCGTCAAGGATAATCCCAACGTCTATTTACCCTATGTTGCCATGACCTTAAGCAACTTGGCTGCTTTAATGAGTCAAGACACCCAAGGACGCAAGAAAGCGGAAACCTTCTACAACGAAGTACTAACCCTCAGACGACAACTCGCCGAAGACAATCCCAACGTCTATTTGCCTGATTTAGCCAGTACTTTAGGAAATTATGGTGTAGCTCACCTGAATTGGAACGATAAAGAAAAAGCTTTTGTCTTATTAAAAGAAGCCACTGAAATACTGTCACCTCTGGCTCAACAGTACCCTAATATTTATGGCGACAAACAAGCACGTAACCTATTTTCAGCGACAGAAGCTAGCCAAGACAAAACTTACATCTGCCAAGCCATGCAGGAAGCTGTTCAGGTAGTACAAACAAGGGAAGATATTAAA